The Deinococcus roseus genome contains a region encoding:
- a CDS encoding O-antigen ligase family protein — protein MSKNSKISHFFRVLSVILCSLAICSTFVSGGGGTDRGMMIVVVAGCLATLMTLVTVLLDRQVQLSRTWTLLLLAFLGWIWYSITQAVYFKDGFMWAGVWTAVLGLSFSVHYLARGKLSGFFQGIFLLSCLLSLAVSYTELQHINFPLQKELVPNPNSPALTGPYFNAAHFGGYLIFCNALLMGTLLFRRFHWYTLPVLGLLVYANWISFKTDSSSIPVVLLTLPIMLLLWVISKNWKVGAALTAVAVGVGVWGASFFISPAGQQWFENNKQHIGLNNSWSKFLEGRTAVWDYGKRIWNDHTLTGAGVGQFAVLSPVYRRDPRVTTASVDQQFVNYAHSDSLQIGSELGWVGIALFAALLLYTLIHGLKTRKTETLIAAGAVLGYLLSGIYDAHITAIPATMLVFYAFLGLAHHKPVQVSSLMVDSGTSSRKIERTER, from the coding sequence ATGAGTAAAAACAGCAAGATCAGCCATTTTTTCAGGGTGTTGAGCGTCATCCTCTGCAGCCTTGCCATCTGCAGCACCTTCGTCAGTGGTGGTGGCGGCACCGACCGTGGCATGATGATCGTGGTGGTGGCGGGATGCCTTGCCACCCTGATGACCCTGGTCACCGTGCTGCTGGACCGGCAGGTTCAACTTTCCAGAACCTGGACGCTGCTGCTGCTGGCCTTTCTGGGCTGGATCTGGTACAGCATCACCCAGGCCGTGTATTTCAAGGATGGCTTCATGTGGGCGGGGGTGTGGACTGCCGTGCTGGGCCTCAGTTTCAGTGTGCATTACCTGGCCCGTGGCAAACTGAGTGGATTCTTTCAGGGCATTTTTCTGCTGTCCTGCCTGCTTTCTCTGGCCGTGAGTTACACAGAACTTCAGCACATCAACTTCCCTTTGCAAAAAGAACTGGTTCCCAATCCCAACAGTCCTGCCCTGACTGGACCCTATTTCAATGCTGCTCACTTTGGAGGATACCTGATCTTCTGCAATGCCCTCCTGATGGGCACCTTGCTGTTTCGCAGGTTCCACTGGTACACCCTGCCAGTGCTGGGTTTGCTGGTTTATGCCAACTGGATCAGCTTCAAAACCGATTCCAGCAGCATTCCAGTGGTGTTGTTGACCCTCCCCATCATGCTGTTGCTGTGGGTGATCAGCAAAAACTGGAAAGTGGGCGCAGCCCTGACGGCTGTTGCTGTGGGGGTGGGGGTGTGGGGGGCCAGTTTCTTCATCAGTCCTGCTGGACAGCAGTGGTTTGAGAACAACAAACAGCACATTGGCCTCAACAACTCCTGGTCCAAATTCCTTGAGGGCAGAACAGCCGTCTGGGACTATGGAAAGCGCATCTGGAATGACCACACCCTCACCGGGGCCGGAGTGGGGCAGTTTGCTGTGCTTTCACCAGTGTACCGCCGGGATCCCCGGGTGACCACGGCCTCCGTGGACCAGCAGTTTGTCAATTACGCCCACAGCGATTCCCTGCAAATCGGCAGCGAACTGGGCTGGGTGGGAATCGCCCTTTTCGCTGCCTTGTTGTTGTACACCCTGATTCATGGTCTAAAAACCCGCAAAACAGAAACCCTCATTGCAGCAGGAGCGGTGCTCGGTTACCTGCTCAGTGGCATTTACGATGCCCACATCACTGCCATTCCGGCCACCATGCTGGTGTTTTATGCCTTCCTGGGACTGGCCCACCACAAACCCGTTCAGGTGAGCAGTTTGATGGTGGATTCAGGCACCAGTTCACGCAAAATCGAGCGCACCGAACGGTGA
- a CDS encoding polysaccharide biosynthesis protein, translated as MRSVHVKFLVDLLIWGAAIPIAFWLRLGSFNIDSQYYKAMVYLTGMGLAYKAILILYFRMNLQVWQRFSLSDLGTLLKAVLASFVISTAISFYLPSVPRSVPLIAVLVSLASLTGIRFLVRTSYENARRVVSIGTGTSRRVLVIGAGDAGSMFVREMLRHPEQGMIPVAFLDDDMSLRGKRIHGVPVAGSLDHLSIAARKHQADMVLLAMPSASGDVIRKVVNASKAANLTYKVVPALYDLVGDQIQISQIRDVNLEDLLRRQPAELDIARISDYLKQKVILVTGAGGSIGSEVVRQIVRFYPRKVILFGRGENSIFVLQQELLRNWPEIEFITLIGDVRDYDRLRFVFQQYMPQVVFHAAAHKHVPLMEESPCQAVLNNIFGTKNVAMLCLEFRIERFVNISTDKAVNPTSVMGTTKRIAEMMVATYAHKVSPGQAFMSVRFGNVLGSRGSVVPTFMRQIKEGGPITVTHPEMTRYFMTIPEASRLVLQAGGLAGNGNVYVLDMGQPVKIADLARDLIQLSGARGIDVEFTGMRPGEKLYEELLTSSEGVGKTSHEEIFVASLDRPNETLLMERLEVLYRSAMKSDHRSVRSILRELVPESTIKLLT; from the coding sequence ATGCGCAGTGTGCATGTGAAGTTTCTGGTCGATTTGTTGATCTGGGGTGCCGCAATTCCCATTGCATTCTGGCTCAGACTGGGATCTTTCAACATTGATTCGCAATATTACAAGGCCATGGTGTACCTGACAGGCATGGGACTGGCCTACAAAGCCATCCTGATCCTGTATTTCCGCATGAACTTGCAGGTGTGGCAACGTTTCAGCCTCAGCGATCTGGGGACCCTTTTGAAAGCCGTGCTGGCTTCCTTTGTGATCAGCACCGCCATCAGCTTTTACCTTCCCTCGGTGCCCCGCAGTGTGCCCCTGATTGCTGTGCTGGTCTCACTGGCCAGCCTGACAGGCATTCGCTTTCTGGTGCGCACCAGCTACGAAAATGCCCGCAGGGTGGTCTCCATTGGTACAGGCACCTCCAGACGTGTGCTGGTGATTGGTGCAGGAGACGCAGGCTCGATGTTTGTGCGGGAAATGCTGCGTCACCCTGAGCAGGGCATGATTCCTGTGGCCTTCCTGGACGATGACATGTCCCTGAGGGGCAAGAGAATTCACGGTGTGCCTGTGGCAGGAAGCCTGGACCATCTGTCCATTGCAGCCCGCAAACACCAGGCCGACATGGTGTTGCTGGCCATGCCTTCTGCATCGGGAGATGTGATCCGCAAAGTGGTGAACGCATCCAAAGCAGCCAACCTTACCTACAAAGTGGTGCCTGCCCTCTATGACCTGGTGGGAGACCAGATCCAGATTTCACAGATCCGCGATGTCAATCTGGAAGATTTGCTGCGCAGACAGCCTGCAGAACTGGACATTGCCCGCATCTCCGATTACCTGAAGCAAAAAGTCATTCTGGTGACCGGGGCCGGGGGTTCCATTGGCTCTGAAGTGGTCCGGCAGATTGTGCGCTTCTATCCACGCAAAGTGATCTTGTTTGGACGCGGTGAGAACAGCATTTTTGTGCTCCAGCAGGAACTGCTGCGCAACTGGCCCGAAATCGAATTCATCACCCTGATTGGTGATGTGCGGGATTACGACCGTTTGCGGTTTGTGTTCCAGCAGTACATGCCCCAGGTGGTGTTCCATGCCGCAGCGCACAAACACGTTCCCCTGATGGAAGAATCTCCCTGTCAGGCCGTGCTCAACAACATTTTCGGCACCAAAAACGTGGCGATGTTGTGTCTGGAATTCCGCATTGAGCGCTTTGTCAACATCTCCACCGACAAGGCGGTGAACCCCACCTCGGTGATGGGAACCACCAAACGCATTGCAGAGATGATGGTGGCCACCTATGCCCACAAAGTGTCTCCCGGACAGGCTTTCATGTCTGTGCGATTCGGCAATGTGCTGGGTTCCAGGGGCAGTGTGGTGCCCACCTTCATGCGCCAGATCAAAGAAGGTGGCCCCATCACGGTGACCCACCCGGAAATGACCCGGTACTTCATGACCATTCCAGAGGCTTCCAGACTGGTCTTGCAGGCCGGAGGGCTCGCTGGTAACGGCAACGTGTATGTGCTGGACATGGGACAACCCGTCAAGATTGCGGACCTGGCCCGCGATTTGATCCAGCTTTCTGGAGCCAGAGGCATCGATGTGGAATTCACCGGGATGCGTCCTGGAGAGAAACTCTATGAAGAACTGCTGACCTCCAGCGAAGGGGTGGGAAAAACCAGCCACGAAGAAATCTTCGTGGCCAGTCTGGACAGACCCAATGAAACCCTTTTGATGGAGCGTTTAGAAGTGCTTTACCGGAGCGCCATGAAAAGCGATCACCGTTCGGTGCGCTCGATTTTGCGTGAACTGGTGCCTGAATCCACCATCAAACTGCTCACCTGA
- a CDS encoding DegT/DnrJ/EryC1/StrS family aminotransferase has product MLGTKWAPWPQFDQDEIQSVTGVLQSGRVNYWTGQEAREFEKEYADHLGMKHAIALHNGTLALELALYAYDIGAGDEVITTTRTFIASASAAVMRGAIPVIADVDADSQNITADTIRALITPRTKAIIVVHLAGWPADMDPIMELAAEHNLIVIEDCAQAHGAFYKGRPVGSIGHAGAFSFCQDKILTTGGEGGLLALNDTELWKKAWAYKDHGKSYDAVYHREHAPGFRWLHESFGTNWRMLEVQAVIGRLQLKKLPQWIERRRENAAVLNERFAKWEAFRLTLPPEDIQHAYYKYYLFVRPENLAEGWTRDRIMQEVSSRGVPCLSGSCSEIYLEKAFVDLGYGPEERLPVARELGENSLMFLVHPTLSPQDMHAFADVVDDVMKVASR; this is encoded by the coding sequence ATGTTGGGAACCAAATGGGCCCCCTGGCCTCAATTTGATCAGGATGAAATTCAGAGCGTCACTGGCGTGTTGCAGTCGGGCCGGGTCAACTACTGGACCGGACAGGAAGCCCGTGAGTTTGAAAAGGAATATGCCGACCACCTTGGCATGAAGCACGCCATTGCGCTGCACAACGGCACGCTGGCGCTGGAACTGGCCCTCTACGCTTACGACATCGGAGCAGGAGATGAGGTCATCACCACCACCCGCACCTTCATTGCCTCGGCCAGTGCTGCGGTGATGCGCGGAGCCATCCCGGTGATTGCAGATGTGGACGCGGATTCCCAGAACATCACCGCAGACACCATCCGCGCCCTGATCACCCCCAGGACCAAAGCCATCATCGTGGTGCACCTGGCTGGGTGGCCTGCAGACATGGATCCCATCATGGAACTGGCTGCAGAGCACAACCTGATTGTGATTGAAGACTGCGCCCAGGCACACGGGGCTTTCTACAAGGGCCGTCCGGTGGGCAGCATCGGGCATGCTGGTGCTTTTTCTTTCTGCCAGGACAAGATCCTCACCACCGGTGGAGAAGGTGGACTTCTGGCCCTCAACGACACCGAACTCTGGAAAAAAGCCTGGGCTTACAAAGACCACGGCAAGTCCTACGATGCGGTCTACCACCGTGAACATGCCCCCGGTTTCCGCTGGCTGCATGAGTCTTTTGGCACCAACTGGCGGATGCTGGAAGTGCAGGCCGTGATTGGCCGTCTGCAACTGAAGAAACTGCCCCAATGGATTGAGCGTCGCCGCGAAAATGCTGCAGTACTGAACGAACGTTTCGCAAAATGGGAGGCTTTCCGACTGACTTTGCCCCCCGAAGACATCCAGCATGCCTATTACAAGTACTACCTGTTTGTGCGCCCGGAAAACCTGGCAGAAGGCTGGACCCGGGACCGCATCATGCAGGAAGTTTCCAGCCGTGGGGTGCCCTGCCTGTCTGGTTCCTGCTCCGAGATCTACCTGGAAAAAGCTTTTGTGGACCTGGGGTACGGCCCCGAAGAGCGCCTGCCGGTGGCCCGTGAACTGGGGGAGAACTCCCTGATGTTCCTGGTGCATCCCACCCTGAGCCCTCAGGACATGCATGCTTTTGCCGATGTGGTCGATGATGTGATGAAAGTTGCTTCCCGTTGA
- a CDS encoding acetyltransferase produces the protein MTSGVLVVGAGGHAKVVIDTLQAMGQTVTGVLDDRSHLWGGTVLGVPVLGGSDLLGQAKQAVIAIGSNQVRQKIAQAHPHVEWIRAVHPRAQISPSVQLGPGTVVFAGAVVQPDTQIGSHCIINTAASVDHDGKIEDFVHIAPGCHLAGNVSVLEGAFLGVGTCVIPGMSIGAWSTVGAGATVVRPVADHLIVVGTPARPRTTP, from the coding sequence ATGACTTCTGGTGTGCTGGTGGTGGGTGCAGGAGGCCATGCCAAGGTGGTCATTGACACTTTGCAGGCCATGGGCCAGACCGTCACAGGTGTGCTGGACGACCGCTCTCATCTGTGGGGTGGCACCGTTCTGGGTGTGCCGGTGCTGGGAGGCAGTGACCTGCTGGGTCAGGCAAAACAGGCTGTGATCGCCATTGGCAGCAACCAGGTGCGCCAGAAGATTGCACAGGCCCATCCCCATGTAGAATGGATTCGAGCGGTGCATCCCCGTGCCCAGATCAGCCCTTCGGTGCAACTGGGTCCGGGAACCGTGGTGTTTGCGGGAGCAGTGGTGCAACCAGACACCCAGATCGGGTCCCACTGCATCATCAACACCGCAGCCAGCGTGGACCATGATGGAAAGATTGAAGATTTCGTGCACATTGCCCCGGGATGTCACCTTGCGGGCAATGTGAGTGTGCTGGAAGGGGCATTTCTGGGTGTGGGCACCTGTGTGATTCCCGGAATGTCCATTGGAGCCTGGAGCACTGTGGGTGCTGGAGCCACCGTGGTTCGCCCTGTGGCCGACCATCTGATTGTGGTGGGCACCCCGGCCCGTCCCCGCACCACCCCCTGA
- a CDS encoding sugar transferase: MIKRLFDIVVSLLALVVLLFPMLLIAFLIQRNMGSPVIFSQVRPGLKGRPFRMVKFRTMKNARDAKGNDLPDAQRLTPLGSFLRKTSLDELPELWNVLKGEMSLVGPRPLLMEYLPLYSPEQARRHEVRPGVTGWAQVNGRNAISWEEKFRLDVWYVDHCSLALDLKILVMTVQKVFKREGISAAGEATMSRFTGSEGSKP; the protein is encoded by the coding sequence ATGATCAAGAGGCTTTTTGACATCGTGGTGTCCCTTTTGGCTCTGGTGGTGCTGCTCTTTCCCATGCTGCTGATTGCTTTCCTGATCCAGCGCAACATGGGTTCACCGGTGATTTTCTCGCAGGTGCGTCCAGGCCTGAAGGGACGGCCTTTCCGCATGGTCAAATTCCGCACCATGAAAAATGCCAGAGATGCCAAAGGCAACGACCTTCCAGATGCACAGCGCCTGACCCCCCTGGGGAGTTTCCTGCGCAAAACCTCCCTGGACGAACTTCCAGAACTCTGGAATGTGCTGAAAGGGGAGATGAGCCTGGTGGGTCCCCGTCCCCTCCTGATGGAATACCTGCCGCTGTACTCTCCCGAGCAGGCACGCCGCCATGAGGTGCGCCCCGGGGTGACCGGATGGGCGCAGGTGAACGGCAGGAATGCCATCTCCTGGGAAGAGAAATTCAGATTGGACGTGTGGTATGTGGACCACTGTTCTCTGGCCCTTGACCTGAAGATCCTGGTCATGACGGTGCAGAAGGTTTTCAAGCGGGAAGGCATCAGTGCTGCAGGAGAAGCCACCATGTCCCGTTTCACCGGGTCAGAGGGATCCAAGCCATGA
- a CDS encoding glycosyltransferase family 4 protein: MSSTRSKTIVVLAGYAPSLINFRGRMLQDLVAHGYRVHAVAPEDDAEVRSVLQQWQVEYHTVPLNRSGISLKGDLKLFQAYHQLLQRLKPQVVFAYTIKPVIFGSLAARMAGVKKMVSMITGLGYSFSAEAKSHVKLISRLLYRTALSTNQTVIFQNPDDRDLFLKEGLTSAGKVRIVNGSGVDVQQFAVQPLPANRKRFLLIARLLRDKGIREYAEAARLVHQKHPEAEFYLLGPTDPSPNAIQQSELDAWVQEGTLKYLGATKDVRPFIAEYCSVYVLPSYREGTPRSVLEAMSLGRAIITTDTPGCRETVEDGVNGRLVPVKESAGLAQAMLEFLDHPEQVEQMARKSRQLVEEKYAVEKVNAVLLEILQ, encoded by the coding sequence GTGAGTTCTACAAGATCTAAAACCATCGTGGTCCTCGCGGGCTATGCGCCTTCCCTGATCAATTTCAGGGGGCGCATGCTGCAGGATCTGGTGGCCCACGGTTACCGGGTGCATGCGGTGGCCCCTGAAGACGATGCCGAGGTGCGCTCTGTTTTGCAACAGTGGCAGGTGGAATACCACACGGTGCCGCTCAACCGTTCCGGGATCAGCCTGAAAGGGGACCTCAAGCTGTTTCAGGCCTACCATCAACTGCTGCAGCGCCTGAAACCGCAGGTGGTCTTTGCTTACACCATCAAACCCGTGATTTTCGGCTCGCTGGCTGCCCGCATGGCCGGGGTGAAAAAAATGGTTTCCATGATCACCGGACTGGGGTACAGCTTCAGCGCTGAAGCCAAATCCCATGTGAAGCTGATCAGCCGCCTGCTTTACCGCACGGCCCTCAGCACCAACCAGACGGTGATTTTTCAGAACCCTGACGACCGGGATCTGTTCTTGAAGGAAGGGCTCACCTCTGCAGGCAAGGTCCGCATTGTGAATGGTTCCGGGGTGGATGTCCAGCAGTTTGCTGTCCAGCCTTTGCCCGCCAACCGCAAGCGCTTCTTGCTGATTGCCCGTCTCCTCAGGGACAAGGGCATCCGCGAATATGCAGAAGCGGCCCGTCTGGTGCACCAGAAGCACCCGGAAGCCGAGTTCTACCTGCTGGGTCCCACCGATCCAAGCCCCAATGCCATCCAGCAAAGCGAACTGGATGCCTGGGTGCAGGAAGGCACCCTCAAGTACCTGGGCGCCACCAAAGATGTGCGCCCGTTCATTGCTGAGTACTGTTCGGTGTATGTGCTGCCTTCCTACCGGGAAGGCACACCCCGTTCTGTGCTGGAGGCCATGAGCCTCGGGCGGGCCATCATCACCACTGACACCCCGGGGTGTCGGGAAACCGTGGAAGACGGGGTGAATGGAAGGCTGGTGCCCGTCAAAGAAAGCGCTGGACTGGCCCAGGCCATGCTGGAATTCCTGGACCACCCGGAACAGGTGGAGCAGATGGCCCGCAAGAGCCGCCAGCTTGTAGAGGAAAAATACGCTGTGGAAAAGGTCAATGCTGTTTTGCTGGAGATCCTGCAATGA
- a CDS encoding NAD-dependent epimerase: protein MTKILVTGTAGFIGSHLATRFLERGDEVIGIDNVNDYYDVRLKHARMARLEKYPNYTFHQLSLEDREGIYGVFEKEKPQKVVNLAAQAGVRYSLQNPHAYIDSNVVGFTNILEGCRHNDVEHLVYASSSSVYGANTTMPFSIHHNVDHPLSLYAATKKANELMAHTYSHLYGLPTTGLRFFTVYGPWGRPDMALFLFTKAILEGRPIDVFNYGNMRRDFTYVDDIVEGVVRVTDNTAQGNAEWTGAHPDPGTSKAPYRIYNIGNNSPVELGYMIQTLEQCLGMEAVKNMLPMQAGDVPATYADVDDLTRDVGFKPATPIETGIQNFVDWYREFYKI, encoded by the coding sequence ATGACCAAAATTCTCGTGACTGGCACTGCAGGTTTCATTGGATCCCACCTCGCCACCCGCTTTCTGGAGCGCGGCGATGAAGTCATCGGCATCGACAACGTCAACGATTACTACGATGTGCGCCTCAAGCACGCCCGCATGGCGCGCCTGGAAAAATACCCCAACTACACCTTCCACCAGCTCAGCCTGGAAGACCGTGAAGGCATTTATGGGGTCTTCGAGAAGGAAAAACCCCAGAAGGTGGTGAACCTGGCCGCCCAGGCCGGGGTGCGCTACTCCCTGCAAAACCCCCATGCCTACATCGACAGCAACGTGGTGGGCTTCACCAACATCCTGGAAGGCTGCCGCCACAACGACGTGGAGCACCTGGTGTACGCTTCTTCCAGCTCGGTGTATGGGGCCAACACCACCATGCCCTTCTCGATCCACCACAATGTGGACCATCCCCTCAGCCTGTATGCTGCCACCAAGAAGGCCAACGAATTGATGGCCCACACCTACAGCCACCTGTATGGCCTCCCCACCACTGGCCTGCGTTTCTTCACGGTGTATGGCCCCTGGGGGCGTCCAGACATGGCCCTCTTCCTGTTCACCAAGGCCATCCTGGAAGGCCGTCCCATTGATGTGTTCAACTACGGCAACATGCGCCGCGATTTCACCTATGTGGATGACATCGTGGAAGGGGTGGTTCGCGTCACCGACAACACCGCCCAGGGCAACGCCGAGTGGACCGGTGCACACCCCGATCCTGGCACCAGCAAAGCCCCTTACCGCATTTACAACATCGGCAACAACAGCCCTGTGGAGCTGGGGTACATGATTCAAACCCTGGAGCAGTGCCTGGGCATGGAAGCCGTCAAGAACATGCTGCCCATGCAGGCCGGAGACGTTCCCGCCACCTACGCAGATGTGGATGACCTGACACGGGATGTGGGCTTCAAGCCTGCCACCCCCATCGAGACCGGCATCCAGAATTTTGTGGACTGGTACCGTGAGTTCTACAAGATCTAA
- a CDS encoding nucleotide sugar dehydrogenase has translation MSEKICVIGLGYVGLPLAVELAKHHDTVGFDINAERVRELQSGVDRTLEVENEELKRSQLKVSDQLEDLKDRTFFIVTVPTPIDENNNPDLTPLRKASEMLGKVVKEGAVVVYESTVYPGVTEEYCGPILSQVSGLELFSQIKLGYSPERINPGDKVHTITKVTKVVAAQDAETLDRVASVYESVVTAGVFRAASIKVAEAAKVIENTQRDLNIALMNELAMIFDRLGIRTVDVLEAAGTKWNFLKFSPGLVGGHCIGVDPYYLTQKAEQVGYHPQVILSGRRVNDNMGSYVAQKVVKLLIKEGRNVKGARVGVLGLTFKENVPDLRNSKVPDIVRELKEFGMDVIIHDPYADVQEAQHEYNLTPVELEQFHDLDAVVVAVCHTFYKDLGFENIISRLKPQGVVADIKSLFIKEPERSDLTYWSL, from the coding sequence ATGTCAGAGAAAATTTGTGTGATTGGTCTGGGATATGTGGGGCTGCCCCTGGCAGTCGAGCTCGCAAAACACCATGACACCGTCGGTTTCGATATCAACGCTGAACGGGTCCGGGAACTGCAATCTGGTGTGGACCGCACGCTGGAAGTGGAGAACGAAGAACTCAAACGCTCCCAGCTCAAGGTCTCCGACCAGCTCGAAGACCTGAAAGACCGCACCTTCTTCATTGTCACGGTGCCCACCCCCATCGACGAGAACAACAACCCCGACCTGACCCCCCTGCGCAAGGCTTCGGAGATGCTGGGGAAAGTCGTCAAAGAGGGGGCCGTGGTGGTTTACGAATCCACCGTGTACCCTGGAGTCACCGAGGAGTACTGCGGCCCCATCCTCTCCCAGGTGTCTGGGCTCGAACTCTTCAGCCAGATCAAACTGGGTTACTCCCCTGAACGCATCAACCCCGGAGACAAGGTGCACACCATCACCAAGGTCACCAAGGTGGTCGCTGCCCAGGACGCAGAAACCCTGGACCGGGTGGCCAGTGTGTACGAAAGTGTGGTGACGGCTGGAGTGTTCCGCGCTGCTTCCATCAAGGTTGCAGAAGCCGCCAAGGTCATCGAGAACACCCAGCGTGACCTCAACATCGCCCTGATGAACGAGCTGGCCATGATCTTTGACCGTCTGGGCATTCGCACCGTGGATGTGCTGGAAGCGGCCGGAACCAAATGGAACTTCCTGAAGTTCTCTCCCGGTCTGGTGGGGGGCCACTGCATTGGTGTGGACCCTTACTACCTGACCCAGAAAGCAGAGCAGGTTGGGTACCACCCCCAGGTGATCCTCTCTGGACGCAGGGTGAACGACAACATGGGCAGTTACGTGGCCCAGAAGGTTGTGAAACTGCTGATCAAAGAAGGGCGCAATGTCAAAGGGGCTCGGGTGGGCGTGCTGGGACTCACCTTCAAAGAGAACGTGCCTGATTTGCGCAACAGCAAGGTGCCCGACATCGTGCGTGAACTCAAAGAATTCGGCATGGACGTGATCATCCACGACCCCTACGCCGATGTGCAGGAAGCCCAGCATGAGTACAACCTCACCCCTGTGGAACTTGAACAGTTCCATGACCTGGATGCAGTGGTGGTGGCGGTGTGCCACACTTTCTACAAAGACCTCGGCTTTGAGAACATCATTTCCAGGCTCAAACCCCAGGGCGTGGTTGCAGACATCAAATCCCTTTTCATCAAAGAGCCTGAGCGCTCTGACCTGACCTACTGGAGTCTCTGA
- a CDS encoding glycosyltransferase yields MRILFVIAGLGRGGAETQVVRLTENMLGRHQVRIISLLKENAFEERLKRQQIDLVTLPINDRSRIFKNLAALFREVKNFRPDCSIGFMFHGIMVSRLFSVLMGVPSIGSIRTEKAQGTKDKLLKWTDFASRALVVNADRTRNKIIERKLTRPDKVRIINNAMDEAFLQEPLQPGQDSPVFHWVAIGRLIEAKGYDHLIQAMAGLPQAKLTLVGGGPLREALQQQVHNLKLEDRVLLAGETADVLSYLRQADGVVLSSRWEGMPNALLEAMAAGKPCVATNVGGVSSLQGQGDNLIMVQPDAAEPLQEGMQRMMQLSAAERTSMGVRARAFVKDHFGATAVVRLWEEVIENSSNHRRK; encoded by the coding sequence ATGCGAATCCTGTTTGTGATTGCCGGGCTTGGGCGCGGAGGTGCGGAAACCCAGGTGGTGCGGCTGACCGAGAACATGCTGGGCCGCCACCAGGTGCGGATCATCTCCCTTTTGAAGGAGAATGCCTTTGAGGAAAGGTTGAAGCGCCAGCAGATTGACCTGGTGACCCTTCCCATCAATGACCGTTCCAGGATCTTCAAGAACCTGGCTGCCCTGTTCCGTGAAGTGAAAAACTTCCGCCCAGACTGCAGCATCGGATTCATGTTCCATGGCATCATGGTGTCCAGGCTGTTCAGTGTGCTGATGGGGGTGCCTTCCATTGGCAGCATCCGCACCGAGAAAGCCCAGGGAACCAAAGACAAACTGCTGAAATGGACGGATTTCGCTTCCCGTGCCCTGGTGGTTAATGCGGACCGCACGCGCAACAAGATCATCGAGCGCAAGCTCACCCGACCCGACAAGGTTCGCATCATCAACAACGCCATGGATGAAGCTTTTTTGCAGGAGCCTTTGCAGCCCGGTCAGGACAGCCCGGTGTTTCACTGGGTGGCCATTGGTCGCCTCATTGAAGCCAAGGGGTACGACCACCTGATTCAGGCGATGGCAGGCCTTCCACAGGCAAAGTTGACCCTGGTGGGAGGTGGCCCCCTGCGGGAAGCCCTGCAACAGCAGGTTCACAACCTGAAGCTGGAAGACCGGGTGCTGCTGGCAGGAGAAACAGCAGACGTGCTCTCTTACCTGCGCCAGGCCGACGGTGTGGTGTTGTCTTCCCGCTGGGAAGGCATGCCCAATGCCCTGCTGGAAGCCATGGCGGCGGGTAAGCCCTGTGTGGCCACCAATGTGGGAGGGGTGTCGTCCTTGCAAGGCCAGGGAGACAACCTGATCATGGTGCAGCCAGATGCAGCAGAACCTTTGCAGGAGGGCATGCAGCGCATGATGCAGCTTTCTGCAGCAGAGCGGACCAGCATGGGAGTCCGTGCCCGTGCTTTTGTCAAAGACCATTTTGGTGCCACTGCAGTGGTGCGTTTGTGGGAAGAAGTCATCGAAAACAGTTCAAACCATCGGAGGAAATGA